In a genomic window of Microbacterium amylolyticum:
- a CDS encoding TIGR03943 family putative permease subunit, which translates to MFSDQRARALGVRWLGVGLSTVMSVVTVALTVTGRLHLYINPAQAWFACGMAVLLLLGAIASFALPLGDEEDHGHAEHEHHRGAPARGTFVATVAGGVIASAVAISALILPPATLSAEVAMDRDSGTAPLFAGADEIQLGLVDTSGFGVGDWSAVFSTATSPERYEGENVRLTGFVTPGMNGSLNLNRLVITHCVIDAQTAALPLADADAIQGLETGEWIEMTGAITVNSAGGLVITPASIDRVDEPEDPYEY; encoded by the coding sequence TTGTTCTCTGATCAGCGTGCGCGGGCCCTCGGGGTGCGCTGGCTCGGTGTGGGGCTCTCGACGGTGATGTCGGTTGTGACGGTGGCGCTCACGGTGACGGGGCGCCTGCACCTGTACATCAACCCGGCGCAGGCGTGGTTCGCGTGCGGCATGGCGGTGTTGTTGCTCCTCGGCGCGATCGCGTCGTTTGCCCTTCCGCTCGGCGATGAGGAGGACCACGGTCACGCAGAGCACGAGCACCACCGCGGCGCTCCCGCACGAGGGACGTTCGTGGCAACGGTCGCGGGCGGGGTGATCGCGTCGGCGGTGGCCATCAGCGCGCTGATCCTTCCTCCCGCGACGCTGTCGGCCGAGGTCGCCATGGATCGAGATTCGGGAACGGCGCCCCTCTTCGCCGGCGCGGACGAGATTCAGCTGGGTCTCGTCGACACATCAGGCTTTGGGGTCGGCGACTGGTCGGCGGTGTTTTCAACGGCGACGAGCCCCGAGCGCTACGAGGGGGAAAACGTGCGGCTGACGGGCTTTGTGACTCCCGGAATGAACGGCTCTCTCAACCTCAACAGGCTCGTCATCACGCACTGCGTTATCGATGCGCAGACGGCGGCGCTCCCGCTGGCCGATGCCGATGCGATTCAGGGGCTCGAAACGGGCGAGTGGATCGAGATGACCGGCGCGATCACAGTCAACAGCGCGGGTGGTCTGGTGATCACCCCGGCATCAATCGACCGCGTTGACGAGCCCGAGGATCCGTATGAGTACTAG
- a CDS encoding ATP-dependent DNA helicase, giving the protein MAAPTLSAEQEALFRLIEDTREHVFVTGRAGTGKSTLLRHLLRKTSKQIAVCAPTGVAALNVEGQTIHSLFKLPIGLIADGDIDQNSATRKILGAIDTLVIDEISMVNADLMDAIDRSLRQARARRREPFGGVQVVMFGDPYQLAPVPPRGDEKRYIEDHYRSFWFFDAKVWAGENSSDGVLEMGRHGAELHIRELTEIHRQSDDGFKTMLNAVRYGRVTADIASTLNEMGARTPPEDVDNPILTLATRNDRVNAINAKHLAALPGKSQTAVAEVSGDFGRGDAYPADENLELKVGAQVMFLRNDSASGGEPPRWVNGTLGTVTRILGDSVRVEVGDEEHDVEPAVWEKHRYAYDSLSKKLSSEIAAEFTQFPLRLAWAVTIHKSQGQTYDRAVVDLGGGAFAAGQTYVALSRLTSLEGLYLARPLRPSDIRVDENVRRFMRAAWERQGHEMRVAATS; this is encoded by the coding sequence ATGGCCGCTCCCACCCTCTCCGCCGAACAGGAAGCCCTGTTTCGGCTGATTGAGGACACCCGAGAGCATGTCTTCGTCACGGGGCGCGCAGGAACAGGAAAGTCAACGTTGCTGCGGCACCTGCTGCGCAAGACGAGCAAGCAGATCGCCGTGTGCGCACCCACCGGTGTTGCGGCGCTCAACGTCGAGGGTCAGACGATCCACTCCCTGTTCAAATTGCCGATCGGCCTCATCGCCGACGGCGATATCGACCAGAACTCGGCAACCCGCAAAATTCTGGGCGCGATCGATACGCTCGTCATCGACGAGATCTCGATGGTCAACGCCGATCTGATGGACGCGATCGACCGCTCCCTGCGGCAGGCGCGCGCACGGCGCCGCGAGCCGTTCGGCGGTGTGCAGGTGGTGATGTTCGGCGACCCCTACCAGCTGGCACCGGTGCCCCCGCGCGGTGACGAGAAGCGCTACATCGAGGACCACTACCGGTCGTTCTGGTTCTTCGACGCGAAGGTGTGGGCGGGAGAGAACTCGTCTGACGGTGTCCTCGAGATGGGCCGGCATGGCGCCGAACTGCACATCCGAGAGCTCACCGAGATTCACCGTCAGTCCGACGACGGTTTCAAGACGATGCTGAACGCGGTCCGCTACGGCAGGGTCACGGCAGATATCGCGTCAACGCTGAACGAGATGGGCGCGCGCACGCCGCCCGAGGACGTGGACAATCCGATCCTCACGCTCGCCACGCGCAACGACCGCGTCAACGCGATCAACGCGAAGCACCTCGCGGCGCTCCCTGGAAAGTCGCAGACAGCGGTCGCCGAGGTCAGCGGCGATTTCGGCCGGGGTGATGCGTATCCGGCGGATGAGAACCTCGAGCTGAAGGTGGGCGCGCAGGTGATGTTCCTGCGCAACGATTCCGCCTCGGGCGGTGAGCCGCCGCGGTGGGTCAACGGAACGCTGGGAACAGTCACGCGCATCCTCGGTGACTCTGTGCGCGTCGAGGTCGGTGACGAAGAACACGATGTTGAGCCCGCCGTCTGGGAGAAGCACCGCTACGCGTATGACTCGCTCTCCAAGAAGCTCTCCAGCGAGATCGCGGCGGAATTCACGCAGTTCCCGCTGCGGCTGGCCTGGGCCGTGACGATTCACAAGTCACAGGGGCAGACCTACGATCGTGCGGTTGTCGACCTCGGCGGCGGCGCGTTCGCCGCGGGACAAACCTACGTTGCGCTTTCTCGGCTGACATCGCTCGAGGGCCTGTACCTCGCCCGTCCGCTGCGCCCGAGCGACATCCGCGTGGACGAGAACGTGCGGCGATTTATGAGGGCTGCATGGGAACGTCAGGGACACGAGATGCGGGTCGCTGCCACATCGTAG
- the pcp gene encoding pyroglutamyl-peptidase I: MTTVLLTGFSPFAGDARNPSEEVVRDVAQQWEGEERLVTEILPVAYDAAGSRLRELIAEHIPDVIIAVGLAGGRTAVTPERVAINLRDARIPDNAGARPVDEPSVPGGPAAHFATLPVKAIVRDITRAGIPAAVSDTAGTFVCNHTFYVAADAAATTDARAGFIHVPWSAETAPDGAPSIAHADLVRAIGIAIRTTLGTTRDLREPAGDTH, from the coding sequence ATGACAACCGTCCTTCTCACCGGGTTCTCCCCCTTTGCCGGCGATGCGCGCAATCCCTCTGAGGAGGTCGTCCGCGATGTTGCACAGCAGTGGGAGGGAGAAGAGCGGCTTGTCACCGAGATCCTTCCCGTCGCGTACGACGCGGCGGGATCCCGGTTGCGAGAGCTGATCGCGGAACACATTCCCGATGTGATCATCGCGGTGGGACTTGCCGGCGGGCGCACCGCCGTCACTCCGGAGCGCGTCGCGATTAACCTTCGCGATGCTCGGATCCCCGATAACGCGGGAGCGCGCCCCGTGGATGAGCCGTCGGTTCCCGGAGGCCCGGCCGCACACTTCGCGACCCTTCCCGTGAAGGCGATCGTGCGCGACATCACACGGGCCGGTATTCCCGCCGCCGTCTCCGATACGGCGGGAACGTTTGTGTGCAATCACACGTTCTACGTCGCGGCGGATGCCGCCGCGACCACGGATGCACGTGCGGGCTTCATCCACGTTCCCTGGTCGGCGGAAACGGCCCCTGATGGCGCCCCGTCGATTGCCCACGCGGATCTCGTTCGCGCGATCGGCATCGCGATCCGCACGACCCTCGGCACGACGAGGGATCTGCGCGAACCCGCTGGCGATACCCACTAG
- a CDS encoding Fur family transcriptional regulator, whose amino-acid sequence MAQRNTWQKERVREALGESDGFVSAQDLHALIREDTGIGLATVYRALSSLAKAGQADSLQSPDGENLYRACVMEGHHHHLICRSCGRTVEIEATAVEKWAHDVASENGFTEAEHVVDVFGLCADCAAKRA is encoded by the coding sequence ATGGCACAGCGCAACACTTGGCAGAAGGAACGCGTGCGCGAGGCGCTCGGAGAGTCCGACGGTTTCGTGAGCGCGCAGGACCTCCATGCTCTGATCCGGGAGGACACCGGTATCGGGCTGGCAACCGTGTACCGCGCGCTTTCGTCACTCGCAAAGGCGGGTCAGGCGGACAGCCTGCAGAGCCCCGACGGTGAGAACCTCTACCGGGCGTGCGTGATGGAGGGCCACCACCACCACCTGATCTGCCGCAGCTGCGGTCGCACGGTGGAGATCGAGGCGACGGCCGTTGAGAAGTGGGCGCACGATGTCGCGTCCGAGAACGGCTTCACTGAGGCCGAGCATGTGGTCGACGTTTTCGGCCTCTGCGCCGACTGCGCTGCCAAGCGAGCGTAA
- the rpmG gene encoding 50S ribosomal protein L33 has product MAKKSQDVRPIIKLRSTAGTGYTYVTKKNRRNNPDRLVLKKYDPVVRKHVDFREER; this is encoded by the coding sequence ATGGCGAAAAAGTCTCAGGATGTTCGTCCGATCATCAAGCTCCGCTCGACCGCGGGCACGGGCTACACCTATGTGACGAAGAAGAATCGTCGCAACAACCCCGACCGTCTCGTGCTCAAGAAGTACGACCCGGTAGTCCGCAAGCACGTTGACTTCCGAGAGGAGCGCTAA
- a CDS encoding HU family DNA-binding protein, which yields MADKNITKTELVAKIASATGESQATVSGVLDSLFGTVSEAVAAGTKVSIPGWLSFEQVDTAARTGRNPQTGEEIKIPAGKRVKVTAGSKLKAAVK from the coding sequence ATGGCCGACAAGAACATCACCAAGACCGAGCTCGTCGCGAAGATCGCCAGCGCCACCGGTGAGAGCCAGGCCACCGTTTCGGGTGTGCTCGACTCCCTCTTCGGAACCGTCTCCGAGGCTGTCGCCGCGGGCACGAAGGTCTCGATCCCCGGATGGCTCTCGTTCGAGCAGGTCGACACGGCTGCGCGCACGGGCCGCAACCCCCAGACCGGCGAAGAGATCAAGATCCCCGCTGGCAAGCGCGTCAAGGTCACCGCTGGCTCGAAGCTCAAGGCAGCCGTTAAGTAA
- a CDS encoding serine hydrolase domain-containing protein, whose amino-acid sequence MCVMHRRGRVLAAGATLVAASVVLAGCTGQSNDPAPAEITNPLPDDIVSQLEDATTRAMAATGAPGAIAGVWVPWAGEWMTGLGETAPGSGEQPATDMTFRAGEITRSMTCDVLYELDDAGRVSLNDPVMKYVQSTPQLDEITLVDLCDGVAGIAASEPLLWNQISSNRDRVWKPREFAAAGLGRGMGEYGVWRDSDTSYFLLGIALENATRTSMADLYTEYVTAPLGLTDTQLPSAAAGEPGARPLPGHYTSFAARKNNCVAEPGDVTTLSSSIGYANGGVVTTLPDLRDYAFDLARRAGTSEDLGDRWANSLPTNSDGDQWVRYAGGDLMYGPMIGQAGDIVGYSTAAFSDIDTGLTVAVVLNNSAGGNELAGALARELAAIAAEVPGTEDRTVSLPWTIDQARSAVNDAAVCPID is encoded by the coding sequence ATGTGCGTGATGCACCGCCGCGGTCGCGTTCTCGCCGCTGGCGCGACGCTGGTCGCCGCCAGCGTCGTTCTGGCCGGTTGTACGGGTCAATCCAACGATCCTGCTCCCGCCGAGATCACCAATCCTCTTCCGGATGACATCGTCTCGCAGCTCGAAGACGCAACAACGAGGGCGATGGCTGCCACCGGTGCTCCCGGCGCCATTGCGGGCGTGTGGGTGCCATGGGCTGGCGAGTGGATGACGGGCCTTGGCGAGACCGCACCAGGGTCTGGCGAGCAGCCGGCGACGGATATGACCTTCCGTGCCGGCGAGATCACGCGCTCGATGACGTGTGATGTTCTCTACGAACTTGACGACGCCGGCCGTGTTTCGCTGAACGATCCCGTGATGAAATACGTGCAGAGCACTCCGCAGCTCGACGAGATCACACTCGTTGACCTCTGTGACGGCGTCGCCGGAATCGCGGCATCGGAGCCCCTGCTGTGGAACCAGATCAGCAGCAACCGCGACCGGGTGTGGAAGCCGCGCGAGTTCGCGGCGGCCGGTCTCGGCCGCGGCATGGGTGAGTACGGTGTCTGGCGCGACTCCGACACGTCGTACTTCCTGCTCGGGATCGCGCTCGAGAACGCGACGCGAACGAGCATGGCTGATCTCTACACCGAGTACGTCACGGCTCCGCTGGGTCTCACCGACACACAGCTGCCATCTGCCGCTGCCGGAGAGCCGGGCGCGCGGCCCCTTCCCGGCCACTACACATCGTTTGCCGCTCGCAAGAACAACTGCGTGGCTGAGCCCGGCGACGTCACAACGCTGTCGTCCTCCATCGGATACGCCAACGGCGGTGTTGTGACGACGCTGCCCGATCTGCGTGACTATGCCTTCGACCTTGCGCGCCGCGCCGGAACATCCGAGGACCTCGGCGATCGGTGGGCGAACTCGTTGCCGACGAACTCCGACGGTGATCAGTGGGTGCGGTACGCGGGCGGAGACCTGATGTACGGGCCCATGATCGGCCAGGCCGGCGATATCGTTGGCTACTCCACGGCAGCGTTCTCCGATATTGACACGGGCCTGACGGTGGCGGTCGTGCTCAACAACTCTGCCGGCGGAAACGAGCTGGCGGGGGCTCTCGCGCGCGAACTCGCTGCCATCGCTGCGGAGGTCCCCGGCACCGAGGATCGCACCGTGAGCTTGCCCTGGACGATCGACCAGGCGCGCTCGGCCGTCAACGACGCAGCAGTCTGCCCCATCGACTGA
- the rpsN gene encoding 30S ribosomal protein S14, translating into MAKKSKIAKNEKRKVIVERYAEKRAELKKTLVDPNASDEAREAARVGLQKLPRNASPVRVRSRDVIDGRPRGVLTKYGISRVRFRSMAHRGELPGITKSSW; encoded by the coding sequence ATGGCGAAGAAGTCGAAGATCGCAAAGAACGAAAAGCGCAAGGTTATCGTCGAGCGCTACGCCGAGAAGCGTGCCGAGCTCAAGAAGACCCTTGTTGACCCGAACGCATCGGATGAGGCTCGCGAAGCCGCCCGCGTTGGCCTGCAGAAGCTGCCCCGCAACGCTTCGCCGGTCCGCGTTCGCTCGCGCGACGTCATCGATGGCCGCCCCCGCGGTGTCCTGACGAAGTACGGCATCTCGCGTGTCCGTTTCCGTAGCATGGCGCACCGTGGTGAGCTGCCCGGCATCACGAAGTCCTCGTGGTGA
- a CDS encoding TetR/AcrR family transcriptional regulator — MSRPSAKQEVVKAALRLAADTGLAALTFEAVAETAGKTKGGVIYHFRSKDDLVRAVVQQLIDEWDADASRHLGVPFDDATREDRIIAFLLSCVDPGYEITAAGDLSVLVDVMRDDRYVGIWTSLREKWIGDVSTLTITQQIALAAADGIWVDEAMQQAPYPDGRRETIVAELSRMVRGN, encoded by the coding sequence ATGAGTCGCCCCAGCGCCAAGCAGGAGGTGGTCAAGGCCGCACTGCGCCTGGCCGCCGACACGGGCCTCGCCGCACTCACATTCGAGGCCGTCGCCGAAACTGCGGGAAAGACGAAGGGCGGAGTGATCTATCACTTCCGTTCCAAGGACGACCTGGTGCGGGCCGTCGTACAACAGCTGATCGACGAGTGGGATGCCGACGCGAGCCGCCACCTCGGCGTGCCTTTCGATGATGCCACCCGCGAAGACCGCATCATCGCGTTCCTTCTCTCGTGCGTTGACCCGGGCTATGAGATCACCGCGGCCGGCGACCTCTCGGTCCTCGTCGATGTGATGCGCGACGACCGCTACGTCGGAATCTGGACCTCGCTTCGCGAGAAGTGGATCGGGGATGTCTCGACCCTCACGATCACCCAGCAGATCGCTCTCGCGGCCGCCGACGGCATCTGGGTCGACGAGGCGATGCAGCAGGCGCCGTACCCGGACGGACGCCGGGAAACGATCGTCGCCGAACTCTCGCGGATGGTGCGCGGAAACTAG
- a CDS encoding cytochrome c oxidase assembly protein, giving the protein MSPRALRAVGPGILVASALVAVVFALRMTGGAAPSALQDAGAIVRWGLPIAKMLVNVAGAVMLGSIVLALYALTTTDKAFARALDTASIGAALFTVASGATAFFNYLRGFNPELSLGPEFGEQLGSFLTNFELGQAWLLQTVAGAIVTVLAFAVRGWTSTLLTGVLAAASMVPMATQGHSGELSDHNLVVMSMILHILGAAVWLGGIVALVAIRPSFAQGQMRAVLERYSSLALVSFIVVALSGVLRSFSAIDNLTELVTHPYGLVLLAKIVALVAMGALGAWYRRRLIASSAEKRGAFWGVLTVEIVLMGIASGAAAALAQSQPPVSLVPPATPTAAQILTESPLPPPLTVQTFFTEWAIDPLWLLVGGFGIAFYLLGVRRLRRRGDSWSPYRTVMWVLGMLTLIWVTSGPLNAYGHYLFSVHMLLHMLLSMAIPLMLVPGAPVTLAARAIDKRSDNSRGGREWILWAVHNPLAKVLTHPLVAAGIFIGSLWVFYFTDLFRWSLYSHFGHEWMVAHFLISGYLFVMSLTGIDPVPLRLPYAGRLVTLIVVMAMHAFFGITIMSQDSLMVAEWFGSMGRQWGPTPLEDQYTGGGIAWSVGEIPTVITAITVAIQWNRHDEKKQKRRDRHADRTGDAELEAYNDRLAKIAARDASRGL; this is encoded by the coding sequence ATCTCTCCGCGCGCGCTGCGGGCCGTCGGGCCCGGAATCCTCGTCGCCTCCGCGCTCGTCGCCGTCGTTTTTGCGCTGCGAATGACGGGCGGCGCCGCGCCGAGCGCGCTCCAGGACGCCGGGGCGATCGTGCGGTGGGGTCTTCCCATCGCCAAGATGCTCGTGAACGTTGCCGGCGCTGTGATGCTCGGTTCGATCGTTCTCGCGCTGTACGCGCTGACAACCACCGACAAGGCCTTTGCGCGGGCCCTCGACACGGCCTCGATCGGCGCGGCCCTGTTCACGGTCGCCTCCGGCGCAACGGCTTTCTTCAACTACCTGCGCGGCTTCAACCCCGAGTTGTCTCTCGGGCCGGAGTTCGGCGAGCAGCTCGGTTCCTTCCTCACGAATTTCGAGCTGGGCCAGGCATGGCTGCTGCAGACGGTCGCCGGCGCGATCGTCACGGTTCTTGCTTTTGCCGTGCGCGGATGGACGTCGACGCTGCTGACGGGAGTGCTCGCCGCGGCGAGCATGGTGCCGATGGCAACGCAGGGGCATTCCGGAGAGCTGTCAGACCACAATCTCGTCGTGATGTCGATGATTCTGCACATCCTCGGCGCTGCCGTGTGGTTGGGCGGAATCGTCGCGCTGGTGGCGATTCGTCCGTCCTTTGCGCAGGGGCAGATGCGTGCGGTGCTCGAGCGCTACTCGTCACTCGCCCTGGTCTCGTTCATCGTCGTGGCCCTCTCGGGCGTTCTGCGGTCGTTTTCCGCCATCGACAACCTGACCGAACTGGTCACCCACCCCTATGGCCTCGTTCTCCTGGCCAAGATCGTCGCGCTCGTCGCCATGGGCGCTCTCGGCGCCTGGTATCGCCGCCGCCTCATCGCGTCGAGCGCCGAAAAGCGCGGCGCGTTCTGGGGAGTGCTGACGGTCGAGATCGTGCTGATGGGTATCGCCTCCGGCGCCGCGGCCGCCCTTGCGCAGTCGCAGCCGCCCGTGAGTCTCGTTCCGCCTGCGACGCCAACGGCTGCGCAGATCCTCACCGAGTCCCCGCTTCCTCCGCCCCTCACCGTCCAAACGTTCTTCACCGAGTGGGCGATCGATCCGCTCTGGTTGCTGGTGGGCGGCTTCGGCATCGCCTTCTATCTGCTGGGCGTCCGGCGGCTGCGCCGACGCGGCGACAGCTGGTCGCCGTACCGCACCGTGATGTGGGTCCTGGGGATGCTCACGCTGATCTGGGTGACCAGCGGCCCGCTGAACGCCTATGGGCACTACCTGTTCAGCGTGCACATGTTGCTGCACATGCTGCTCTCGATGGCGATTCCGCTGATGCTCGTTCCCGGCGCCCCCGTGACTCTGGCGGCGCGCGCCATCGACAAGCGCTCCGACAACAGCAGAGGCGGGCGCGAGTGGATTCTCTGGGCCGTTCACAACCCCCTCGCCAAGGTGCTCACGCATCCGCTCGTTGCCGCCGGCATCTTCATCGGATCGCTGTGGGTGTTCTACTTCACCGACCTGTTCCGCTGGAGCCTCTACTCACACTTTGGCCACGAGTGGATGGTGGCCCATTTCCTCATCTCCGGCTATCTCTTCGTGATGTCGTTGACCGGCATCGACCCGGTTCCGCTCCGTCTGCCGTATGCGGGGCGCCTCGTGACGCTGATCGTCGTGATGGCCATGCACGCGTTCTTCGGCATCACGATCATGAGTCAGGACTCACTCATGGTCGCCGAATGGTTCGGGTCGATGGGACGGCAGTGGGGTCCGACGCCGCTCGAAGACCAGTACACCGGAGGCGGGATCGCCTGGTCGGTGGGCGAGATTCCCACGGTCATCACGGCGATCACGGTGGCGATCCAGTGGAACCGTCACGATGAGAAGAAGCAAAAGCGCCGCGACCGGCACGCCGATCGCACCGGCGATGCCGAGCTGGAGGCGTACAACGACCGGCTCGCGAAGATCGCGGCGCGCGACGCGAGCCGAGGGCTGTAG
- a CDS encoding permease, whose translation MSEQIAPARDRREAVDLYGKPRGARRNGRARAIWTAIGIGALLVAATFAAERWIPQIFDAPLPDRAQDGLTLALSVLIESMPFVALGVFLSIVIQVWVPAHIIHRLLPKRAWARRMVMAGLGMLIPVCECGNVPFARGLMMRGLTPADTLAFLVAAPIVNPIVIITTHQAFGWSDGILVARILGGYVVALLIGWLYSRYPNPEGMLTEKFQMACDAAASETGPRWRLSLAQFVIELRAVMPALIIGSAIAGAVQVMIPRSILIAIGANPVLSVVAMMLLALTVAICSNVDSFFALSFASTFTTGSLVAFLIVGPIVDVKMIALLRTTFTTRVIAGLTTVTLLFGFAVGVVMNLVL comes from the coding sequence TTGTCCGAGCAGATCGCGCCCGCGCGTGATCGTCGCGAGGCCGTAGATCTGTACGGAAAGCCCCGCGGCGCCCGCCGAAACGGTCGTGCTCGCGCGATCTGGACGGCCATCGGCATCGGGGCGCTCCTCGTCGCGGCCACCTTCGCCGCCGAGCGATGGATCCCTCAGATCTTCGACGCACCCCTGCCGGACCGTGCGCAGGATGGGCTCACCCTTGCTCTGAGCGTCCTCATCGAGTCGATGCCCTTTGTCGCACTCGGCGTCTTCTTGTCGATCGTGATTCAGGTGTGGGTGCCAGCGCACATCATCCACCGTCTGCTTCCGAAGCGCGCCTGGGCGCGGCGCATGGTGATGGCCGGACTGGGCATGCTGATCCCCGTGTGTGAGTGCGGAAACGTGCCCTTCGCGCGCGGGCTCATGATGCGCGGGCTCACCCCCGCCGACACGCTCGCCTTTCTCGTTGCTGCACCGATCGTCAATCCGATCGTCATTATTACGACGCATCAGGCGTTCGGCTGGTCGGACGGCATTCTCGTCGCGCGCATTCTGGGCGGCTACGTTGTCGCGCTACTGATCGGCTGGCTGTATAGCCGGTACCCCAATCCGGAAGGGATGCTCACCGAGAAGTTCCAGATGGCGTGCGACGCTGCTGCGAGCGAAACGGGTCCGCGGTGGCGACTGAGTTTGGCGCAGTTCGTCATCGAGCTGCGCGCGGTGATGCCTGCCCTCATCATCGGTTCGGCAATCGCGGGGGCGGTGCAGGTGATGATTCCGCGCAGCATTCTGATCGCGATCGGTGCCAACCCCGTGTTGTCGGTCGTCGCGATGATGCTCCTGGCGCTGACGGTGGCGATCTGCTCGAACGTGGACAGCTTCTTCGCGCTGTCCTTCGCCTCCACCTTCACAACCGGTTCGCTCGTCGCGTTCCTCATCGTCGGCCCCATCGTTGACGTGAAGATGATCGCCCTGTTGCGCACGACGTTTACCACGCGCGTCATTGCGGGCCTCACAACGGTCACACTGCTGTTCGGCTTCGCGGTCGGGGTGGTGATGAACCTTGTTCTCTGA
- the rpmB gene encoding 50S ribosomal protein L28, which translates to MAAVCQVTGAIPGFGHNVSHSNRRTKRRFDPNVQKKTYFVPSLGRKVTLNVSAKGIKVIDARGIESVIKDLIAKGVKL; encoded by the coding sequence ATGGCAGCTGTGTGCCAGGTGACAGGAGCCATCCCCGGCTTCGGTCACAACGTTTCGCACTCGAACCGTCGCACCAAGCGTCGGTTCGACCCGAACGTGCAGAAGAAGACATACTTCGTTCCGTCGCTGGGCCGCAAGGTCACGCTGAACGTTTCCGCTAAGGGCATCAAGGTGATTGATGCTCGTGGCATCGAGTCGGTCATCAAGGACCTGATCGCGAAGGGTGTGAAGCTCTAA
- a CDS encoding YitT family protein produces MTSPQTIDPRILKHSPLEDILSILFGAFIVSLGLFILRAGGDVTGGTAGLSLLLSYVVPISFGMIFFLVNLPFFLLAIRDKGWSFTIRSGISVALVSLFSAVHGMTGFFSGLELNPFYAAVTGAILAGVGVLMVFRHNSSLGGFNIIALVLQERFARVRAGYVLMVLDACVVLGAFFVADWPHVLASAIGAIVMNLILALNHRPGRYVGA; encoded by the coding sequence GTGACTTCCCCTCAGACAATCGACCCGCGCATCCTCAAGCACTCGCCGCTTGAGGACATTCTGAGCATCCTGTTCGGCGCGTTCATTGTCTCGCTCGGCCTGTTCATCTTGCGGGCCGGAGGTGACGTCACGGGTGGCACGGCCGGGCTGTCGCTCCTGCTGAGCTATGTCGTGCCGATTTCGTTCGGGATGATCTTCTTCCTCGTGAATCTGCCGTTCTTCCTGCTCGCCATTCGCGACAAGGGATGGAGCTTCACCATCCGCAGCGGCATCTCCGTCGCCCTCGTTTCCCTCTTCTCCGCCGTACACGGGATGACGGGCTTCTTCTCCGGCCTGGAGCTGAACCCCTTCTACGCCGCGGTCACGGGGGCGATTCTCGCGGGCGTCGGCGTTCTCATGGTGTTCCGACACAATTCCAGCCTGGGCGGGTTCAACATCATCGCGCTCGTGTTGCAAGAGCGTTTCGCGCGCGTCCGAGCGGGGTACGTGCTGATGGTTCTCGACGCCTGCGTCGTCCTCGGCGCATTCTTCGTCGCCGACTGGCCCCACGTTCTCGCTTCCGCCATCGGCGCGATCGTCATGAACCTGATTCTCGCGCTGAACCACCGCCCCGGCCGCTACGTCGGCGCATAG
- a CDS encoding MFS transporter, translated as MSVYQWLIVACAVLLSATLVGMAIGAFTIGRLADTLGRRWTVVGSAVVSTVGMFLAASSQDVVQLGVWRVLTGLGVGGILASITVITSEYSSGRWRGLAIGGAALDAGWTNVMLYTGAAVLLLFGAVAVFFLRRIPEAPDEV; from the coding sequence ATGTCCGTCTATCAGTGGCTGATCGTCGCCTGCGCCGTTCTTCTCAGCGCCACCCTCGTCGGTATGGCGATCGGCGCATTCACGATCGGCCGGCTGGCCGACACCTTGGGCCGTCGCTGGACGGTTGTCGGCTCCGCGGTGGTCTCCACCGTCGGGATGTTCCTCGCGGCATCGTCGCAGGACGTGGTTCAGCTAGGCGTCTGGCGGGTGCTGACCGGCCTCGGCGTCGGCGGAATCCTGGCGAGCATCACCGTTATCACGTCCGAGTACTCCTCCGGCAGGTGGCGTGGCCTCGCCATCGGCGGCGCGGCGCTCGACGCCGGCTGGACTAACGTCATGTTGTACACCGGAGCGGCCGTTTTGTTGCTGTTCGGAGCGGTCGCCGTGTTCTTCCTGCGGCGTATCCCCGAAGCCCCTGATGAGGTGTGA